The sequence TAGAAAGGAGTCCTTTTATGACATTCAACTTGATGTCAAAGGCTGTCAGGATGTTTATGCTTCTTTCGACAAGTATGTGCAAGTGGAGCGTCTTGAAGGTGATAACAAGTATCATGCTGATCAACATCATGGTTTACAGGATGCAAAGAAGGGTGTACTTTTCACTGACTTCCCACCTGTTCTCCAGCTCCAGCTAAAACGGTATGAATATGATGTTATGAGAGACACTATGGTAAAGATAAATGATCGCTATGAATTCCCTCTGCAACTTGATCTTGACAGGGAGGATCGCAAATACTTATCTCCGGATTCTGATATAAGTGTTCGCAATCTCTATACACTTCAGGCTGTTTTGGTTCACAGTGGCGGGGGACATGGGGGACACTACTATGCTTTTATAAGACCAACAGTCTCAGAGCAGTGCTTCAAATTCAATGATGAGATGGTAACCAAAGAAGATATCAAGCGGGTACTAGAAGAGCAATACGGAGGGGAGGCAAGATATTCAAATGCATATATGCTTGTGTATATACGTGAaagcaatagagatgaaattaTTTGTAACGTGGAGGAGAAGGACATTGCTGAACAGCTGAGGATTaggttgaagaaagaacaagaagaaaaggagctcaagaagaaggaaaaagcaGAGGCTTACTTGTATACTACTATAAAGGTTGCTCGAGATGAGGACCTTTTTCAGCAGATtggaagagatgtctattttgatcttgTTGATTACAGCAAAGTTCGCAGTTTTCGTGTCCAGAAACAAATGCAATTTAACCAATTCAAGGAGGAAGTTTTTAAAGAGTTTGGTGTACCTGTGCAATTTCAGCGGTTTTGGCTATGGGACAAGAAACGACATCATATTTATGGTCGATACCGACCGTTAACGCTTCAAGAGGAATCCCAATCTATTTGGCAGGTGAGAGAAGTTTCAAATAAGGTGTCTGTCTATGGGGGATGGTGTCTCCAAGACTTAAAGCTGTTCTTGGAAGTAGAGATTGGTCCGGAATCACATCCCATTCCTCCTCCTTGTTATACACCAAAACAAGATATTCTTCTCTTTTTCAAGCTTTATGATGCTGAGAAGGAAGAGATTCGGTATGCGGGGAGACTCATTGTAGATCGTAATGGTACGCCCTTTGAAATTCTTAAAAAGCTTAATGAGATGGTTGGGTTCTCTCCAGATGAAGAACTTGAACTTTATGAGGAATCAAAGTTTGAGCCTGAACAGATAGACAAAAATCTCACATTTGCCGCTAGCCGGCTCATGGATGGGGACATTATTTGCTTCCAGAAATCTGCTTCAGCTGATAGAATAACACAATACCGCTGTCCTGATGTTCCATCTTTTCTGGAAGATGTTAGTTACCGTCAGGTTGTGCATTTTTGATCTTTGGAGAAGCCGATGGAAGATGATATTTGTTTAGAGCTTTCAAAGGTACTAAAATATGATGATGTCACTGACAGAGTAGCACGCCATCTTTGTTTGGATGACCCAACCAAGATCAGCAGTTTGGGGAACCATTTTTCTTGGTTATCCATCAAGGAGAGACTTTAGATGCAGTCAAATTGCGCATTCAGGAGAAATTGCAGGCTCCTGACGAGGAATTCGCTAAGTGGAAGTTCAAATCTCCGTCTTGCCCGGGTCAATCTGAGTACGTTCAGGACTCAGATATAGTGTCCAGCCGATTTCCGAGAAGATATGGTCATAATTATGGACCTCGGGATGAGTGCATTGGCTTGGAGCATTCTGATAGTTCCTCGAAAAGATCATATGCAGCCAGTAAAAGTCTAGAAATAGCCGGGTAAATAAAAAGAGATAGAACATGATTCTTTCTTGATAAGTTAATTAGCAGCTAATTTTTACTACTAGTTTAAGATGTAATTTCAAATTGCTTAACGGTACAAACAGTACATGTCTATAGCGTGTACGATTTAGCATGTACTGTATTAAGAACACCTAACTTTCGCTTACGCACGCGCCAAGATTTCCATGCATATCAGACAAATTGTCGAGCCACATTCATTATTGGACTTGAGGCAAGTGTCTGCAATCTTCTTAAATTTCCAGAAGCATCGAATTACCAGAACTAGAATAACGTCAAGAATTCTGTGTGTTTTACCTACACCCTCCTGTTCCTATCAAGCCACAACTCCCAACAAATTGCAAATGGCATCAAATGCCAAACTAATTCTTttctcttcaaaccctagaaCATCTTCCAGCTCAACATTAGTGTCTTGAAATTATTCGGCATAGCCCATCTCATTTGTCTTGAAATAAAGAAGTCCCATAAATATCTTGCCATACTACAATGCAGTAACAAGTGATCAATCGTTTCCATCGTTGAATCATCCCTAAATTGTACTACGCCTCAACAAAAAGGATGTCGCAGAACTAAAAGCAGTATACTtactgcaaacaaacaagttatgTACGAAGCCAAGCGAATAGTCAGTGTTGTAAATCCCCTGGCATGGCTTTCTTGTTAGCCACTATGATTtcacgtcaaagttcaattgtaacgAAACCAACTAGAATAAAAAAACGGGGAGCTTCTAACGTAGATGCTTCCATTGTAAAAATAAACTTCGGGCTAGTAactttagatataaatttctgGTTTCCCTCGAGGGAAGAGAAACCAATCGAGATGAAACgattaattaattaagaaaatttcaAATTTCACAGACTGCATAACGTTTATGTTATTACTGCTTTCATGAGCTTCGTATTTGTTTCTTCCGTCGACTCCATCCTACCTCATTTGCATTCCTCTCCCCTAAGAGCAAGTCCAGTGGGACTACCCAAATCTCACTTTTCTGCAGCGGGAAAGTTGTTTCTCATCCCAAATAGAACCGGTCATAGTAGAGAGGGGCGGCTGTTCCTATGGGCTACGGAAACGGAGATTTGGTAATTTAAGCACCACCATCTCTTTGAATTTCTACCTATATAAACATACGAAACCCAAGGATTTTAAACATACTCAACTACTATGATATACTCTATTTCCACAGAAACTCTCAAATTTTTTAAATATTATTCTTGTTTTCATTGGTTTCATTCATTTATGAATCCTAATTTCGAATATGAGGAAGCATTATTGTTAGTGGAAATActtattcaacaacaacgatggtTTATGCAAGAGTTGTGGATCAAATGGATGCAAATTCAGACGACGACAGAACGGAAACACTATGATACACTTATACACGGGCCAAATCCACGAAATACAAAATCAATGTCTATATTGAGAAGAAGATATATGTTGAGATTTCAAGAAGAATGTCACAAACAAATCATTCATGATTATTTTGTTAATAAAAGTGCGTACTCTGATCAAGATTTTTAAAGTCATTGTTGCATGCCACATCACTTGGTCATAAGGGTTATAAGAAGGTTTCAAGTTGTTTTGCAGATGTCACTGTAGCACAGTGGTAAAGtcgttgggtgatgataccagcgatatgagttcgaaactcgtcggCATCGGGGTGgggatttttctctttcttttcctaacTACCTGGGCTTGTAGGTAGTAGACCTCTTTGAGgtttaaactttaatataaccttcaacttttaaaaaaaaagggttattgGAGAGCTTTCTCGTGTAAAACCTAAATTCAAGTATCCATTTGATGTATGAATCATACAATGTCATAGGCTTGAACAAAAGTTTACTGATTCTAGGTTATGGTTTTCTTGCGGATGCTTTTGATGAGTATATTCGTATGTCAAAAAAAACAACATATATATGAtactctgcaaaaaaaaaaattatgtaactGTAGTCGAACATTTTGGTCCACGTTGTTTACATCAACCAATGCAAGATGTTGTCAACCAAATACTAGAACAAAATAAGAAGAGAGGCTCTACATGAATTCTAGGTACCCTTGATTGCACGCATTGGATGTGGCATGAATGTCCATATGCTTGGCAAGGTCAGTATAAGGGACACTTCACAAAACCAAATATGGTTCTAGAAATGGTATCTTCTTATGATTATTGGATATGGAATTCCTTTTTTGGCCTCCCGGGTTGCAACCAAGACATTAATATCTTACACAAATCACCGCTACTCGAAAACTGAAGTATGAAAATGATACATCTGCTAATTTCACCATCAATGAAAATAAATTGAACATGAGGTATCTTCTGGCGGACGGTTTCTAGCgtggtcaactttagttcaagcTTACGATGAGACACCTATAAACGGGGAATCTTTGTCCATCTCAaaggttgtttaacaaaaaatAGATGATTGTCGGAAGGATGTGGAACGAGCATTTGGAATTCTGAATAGAAAGTTACATATTATTTGTGGACCATACCATTCGTTTAAACCAGTAGAATCGAATAGGATTATGCTTGCATCATTTTGCAAAATATGGTAGTAGAGGAAAACCGATGGGATAAAAGTTGGGTTCATTATCCAAATAAAGATTTGATGAAAGAAGTTTAACCGGCCTGAGTGTGCTCGCAAGAGAGTATATAATTGTAGAAAAGAATTCAAAGAAGTACGTTTAAGCCTACAAAGGATTTCATAGAAGAGTTGTGGGAATAATTTGGAAAGAAAAACCCTAACatgatttattttctttattataattgattggatagtttcattttttttaacgTAGAGATATTTTGTGAAAGGATCGTATATTTAGTGCCTAATCATGGTCTAGGTTGTGAAACATGTGAGTGAtgcactaggttcgtggactaacAAAGACCATTAGGAAACCATCAACTGACTTTTTATGTTTTTCCAATCAGGTTCACTATAAGTTGGCTAATTCGACTGTTTAGAGTATATagtcaaaagttgtttttattattttattccccCTAAATCACAACCCAAATGCTCTTCCCCATCTAACCGTCCATATCATTGCACCCCATGAAATTCAACGATTGTTATCTAATTAAGAATAAATCATGATCCCTCTTCGCGAGCCATGACTTTCATTAGCTATTGAtgaagtagttatgttggatgaACACCAATAAATTCTAATACTTGTCCAAGGAGATTGTCAAATAGAAAATTGTTTGGACTCAATGTACAAATCAAACCATttgcactagtggaaaatgggtttTTAAAGTATGTTTGGGCATTATAATTAAGACTACCCTGGGCTTACTTTATAATTTGGGCTCTCGAAGGTAGTCATTTTGCACGGAAAGGAAGATCAAGCTTCCGTGGAAGTCGTAATATAGGTGAGTAGTTCAGTAGAGAAATAGAGTTTCTAGAAGGAGTATAGGTGGATATAGTTTCTCTTGTCCCAAATTTCGAGTTTTCGTTATCTTTTCCTGCCTCTATTAGTAGAatttgacgtttagtcccaaaattAGTGTGCTTTAGACACTCTAGTCCTGTCCTTTCACGCCTAGTACTAGGACATCCAAATATACATAATTTGTATAAGTTAATCCGTTTAGGAACGATCCAGTCcaaagtttttttttatcatgtcaAAAATACCCATCATAATAGATCTGTAGGTACGAAGTTCATAAATTCGTTCTTTCTCTTCATTTCCATTGTCGAGACCGatctcaaaagaagaaaaatcctaaaacttAATCTTCTCGATGATGTCCGAATGAAAATTCAATGTTCAAACATGAATCTGAGAAccaaacaagaacattttcagTTAGATTCTACTTAATTAACCTAAATCTTCACCATCACTACCTTTCTTTGAAGATTAACTTGAGGGGAAAAGTTTATTTGTACCTTTCCTTAACTTAATTCGAAGATTTTATCAAATCAAAGTGATGTGAAAGTTAAGTTCAATCTATTGTTATTAtctattttgattaaaattttaatttttcgatttcaaaattgattttagaAAAATATTATGGTTTCAAAGACCTAATTACTTCAGTTTCAGTTTGAATTTCGTATTTGATTTATCATTAGAATTTAGATCTATAATCATCTCATTATAATTGATGTTTTGGAAAAATAAGTTGATAAATTTTGATAACAATTCCACAAAATTTGTTATAGCTCATCTCTGAAAACATGAATAATGTATGATTATGATCGAAAATCGGACTTCGAGGTTGATGCATCTTCCCTAGATAGACCAACCGTtgggaagagaaaaagaaaaacaaatcaacCGTGGGTAGAAGTTAGTTTCCCCCCAAATCCTTCTATTCATGTGTATCAATATTTGGTGATGATATGTGACTCGACCTAGATATACAAATACTTTTggtattgtttatgggtaaagAAATCTTGAAACATGTATGCATGTTAGGGTTGGATCGGTTTTATTATTAGATTGTGAAGTTATGCAGTGATTTTGTATACGGAGATTGTCATTACTTTTTTGGTAGTGATTTTTATGAAACTAGTAGCTATGTTTCTCATTTTCCTTATAAGTTATTACTTGAATTGTATGTATATGAGTTTGGGTGTTTCCCAAAGAAGCTGCCATCCAGTATTATTCCTACATCTATTGCTAGCTATCTAGGTTAATGGTTGAATGTTTTAAAGTAAGGTAAGGTAGATGTTCTCACTGATTATGAATTGGAATCGAGAATTTGTCATGCATGCTTTTTGTTGGGCAAAGCTAGTCCAAAATGTTAGATAATACTGTATGATTTTGTTGGGCAAGATTCTAGttgggtgatgttgattttgagATGTTCGACTTACTGTTTTTGTGGACATGGCTATATGGTCTTAATCTTTTTGTAACAATCTTAGTTGTAGCCTTTTTGTTTCACGTTTGTTATTGAAACCGTAATGGGTTAATTAAATTTTCACCAGTGGCCTTTTGTTATTCAATTCTTAGTGTGTACATAACTGTACACATGTTGagtcttaatgtgtacataattgtacacgtcTAGCTTCTTaatgcacatagttgtacacctattgAACGTTAATGTGCACATgttgatttttttgtttcttttgaagGCGGaactccaaaaaaattaaaaagttgTTGGCATGTGACCTTTTGAGATAGCATATGGTTTTAGGTTTGTCTCAGTTCTGAACCTGTCCTTCCATAATATAGTCGGTACTGATACGGGAATCTCCCGCTGACGGACCCCTCAACCCCTATGGAATGAGCGGGCCATGGAGGAATAGAGCAAGGAAATTTTACGTAGGGACATGGCGATATGGAGCAATGAACTTTTACATAGGGACGTTGAGATGATTGTGAGAGTGGCCAGTGATAGCAGCCTAACCGAAAATTTAGAATTGCTAAGACTGAAGAATGAATTATAAAACTTtccagggatttttttttttgaaataaatgaTCTTTAGGTAATAGAATTTTGGAGGTCACCAATGTACACCTGCTATTGTTAACGTGTACATAAATGTACACATGCTATTGTTAACGTGTACATAAATGTACACCTGATGACtttaatgtgtatatagttgaaccaaatgttgaatttttgaaacttctaggttTGAAAGATATTAATTTATCTCCTTCTTGATTTTAATGTACACTTGTTGATTTTAATGTGTATATAGTTTCCAATCGCTGAAGATGCAGACTCTATGATCGTCTTTAGTATGGCAGAGGCATGGTAGCGGAGCTGAGCTAGCAAATAAAATGAATGTTGTTGCCACTAATATAATGCATGGAAAAAGAACCGAGGTATATATATATACCGTTTTTCATCTTACTGTATTTGTTTGGAGCTATACAATTGGTGTTCATGTAAATTACCTAGTTGTTAGTGAAACTGTAGCATTCTTGTTTGACTAGGCCATGCAAGTTAAAAAACGATGTATGTTTTTGCATTTTAAGTGTGTTTGGGCACAGATACTAAGTGCATGAGGTTGACATCAATGAAAAACCCACTTTTTGTTATTACGAATATTGGACTTAAATAACTCTCAATGAAATTGCCATGGTTGTGGTGTATGTGAACTTTCCATTTTTACAATGTCTCCAGGTAGTCGCAAATTTCAGTTAAATCATATTATCGTTCATTTAGCACCTCGGTCGGCAGATGAGATTTTATATAGGTCACTATTTGTGGACTTGTTAAATTTGTCCTTCTGACTATGGATATTGTCTTTGTTAGTTGTTATTGAGTATAGGCTCCCATGaaactagggtgtacaaactaGTGCACATGTGAATAACTAAGATGTATATAATTGTACACATGCtggttcttaatgtgtacataattgtacacctgtttTATGTGTTTCTCTCTGTCTATATGTGCTTGTTCTATTTTACATGTACTAAGTTTTTTGTCCGATTGTAGCTGTATTACATGATATTCAAAAATGAGGATATTATATCCCTGAGACCCACATCTTCGTGATTATAGTTGGAACTACCATGTCTTGTTAGAGTAGCTTAGAGTTTAGCTTCTTCAACATTTTAGGAGACACCACGAATTTTTTCAATTGTGTTAAATTTCGAGGTAATTTTCGTTCTGCACCTTTTTAATCTACGTATGCTTTTGTACTAGTACTTTATTAGTTTCGTAAAAGTCTTTCTTGCAGTGCGTATTATTATATCTGGTACTGATTTAACTGCGTTTTCTCCATGAACTCTCTAGCATCCACTGTTTTATATTCATATCGTTTTAGACAAATTTTTTTGTCTTGTAACAAAAATCTTGATGTAGAACATACAGGTTCCTCTAAGTTATTTTTGTTCCTTGGAAATGTGCACAATTGTTGCCTGCAGATTTTCTGCTTAATTTACTATGACAATACGTTGATATGTATCTAACATTTCTTTTTTCTGAATATGGTAACAGGATGATGGAACTGCATTGCTAGAGTAAGCACTCGCAATGTCACTAAACGGCCATCAGACTATTCCATCTGGTGGAATATCATTGGAAGacactgaaaaagagggggtctaacaatgcCACCCAaactttcgcttagcaatttgtatggactaactccaatatacttactagagaatcaactagaaagtcagactcaatctagataaaagtatatcaaggagctaatatctctctcttgatttgatttactcaagcaaaatctgcggtcctaatcaaatacaaggaataacttggatggtaccaaaaaccaatatacaagtgttaatcaatttaaatcaacaatcaaaaggtcggatattctaattgattgatcttaaacgcacaacatgtattatttcaattataaagataaacaatataatgtggaaatataaataacacagacaccataattttgttaacgaggaaaccgcggatgcagaaaaaccccgggaccgagtccagattgaacacacactgtattaagctgctacagacactagcctactccatgctaacttcggactggactgtagttgaaccccaaccaatctcacatagATCCAAGGCATAGTTGCGctccctacatctctgatccgagcaggatactacaaacttgattcccttagatgatctcatccacaactaagagttgctacgacccaaagtcaaagacttgaaatAAACCAATctctctcacacagacaagtctattgaaaagatcaatctgtccccacagataaaccctaaaggtttttgttccgtcttttgataaatcaaggtgaacaggaaccaattgataatccggtcttatattccttaagaacaacctagagttatcaatcacctcacaacaatcttaatcgtatggtagtgaaacaagatgttgcggaatcacgaaaaataagatgaagatgtttgtgattaatttttatatcttgcctatcggagaaatcaatctcaagctaatcaatctgattgtactcgtacgatagaagatgcaagatcatatcacacaactacgataaaagtagtatcggtctggcttcacaatcccaatgaagtctttaagtcgttaacctgttttttaagaagaaaccaaaggttaaaggagaatcgactctaacaaataaactagtatcacacataaggtgttgggattagtttttcacagatgctagagttccgcttatatagtctttcaaatcatggtttgcaatcaatattagcttagtaacaaagcattcaatattcaccgttagatgaaaaccttattagattcaagctaatatctttcaaccgttaggtcaaaaacttatcttgtgacgcacaattgaaatgcacatttctagggttgtgtaaccgtacccaaacttgtacatttgttggttcaacaatagttaaccaaatggttagccatatgatcacttccagatcaaccatattcttcttcaccataactagttcaattgactcaaatgaactagttagagagttgttcaattgcaaggaaatcttatgtaattacacaagacacaattgaagaaaatatgatttcattcacttgaatcgattcatgaactttatatccacggtttgtgaTGCATGGTTATAAGATTAAACATAAAACTGAACATTAAAACTCAAAGAGCTCTAAACTTTTCTTAATATTCATAAACAAACTCCTGACTAA comes from Papaver somniferum cultivar HN1 chromosome 7, ASM357369v1, whole genome shotgun sequence and encodes:
- the LOC113295623 gene encoding ubiquitin carboxyl-terminal hydrolase 13-like produces the protein MSSEDQEGDDEMLDESPQPMEVAPAEVTKVENQDPESMKFTMKFKNLSNPKEGHYSDVFTVGDCKWRVVIFPRGNNVDYLSMYFSVADPDDLPSGWTRCAQFSLSVVNQINKEETVRKDTQRHKFTKQHSDWGHKMFMPLGELNDPAKGYLVDDTCIIEAEAKIMPDDWTYDSRKETGYVGLKNQGATCYMNSLLQTLYHIPYFRKAVYHMPTTENDLASGSSIPLALQTLFYKLQYKKDSVGTKELTKSFGWNTHQSFMQHDVQELNRVLCEKLENKMKGTAVEGTIQHLFEGHHMNYIECINVDYKSTRKESFYDIQLDVKGCQDVYASFDKYVQVERLEGDNKYHADQHHGLQDAKKGVLFTDFPPVLQLQLKRYEYDVMRDTMVKINDRYEFPLQLDLDREDRKYLSPDSDISVRNLYTLQAVLVHSGGGHGGHYYAFIRPTVSEQCFKFNDEMVTKEDIKRVLEEQYGGEARYSNAYMLVYIRESNRDEIICNVEEKDIAEQLRIRLKKEQEEKELKKKEKAEAYLYTTIKVARDEDLFQQIGRDVYFDLVDYSKVRSFRVQKQMQFNQFKEEVFKEFGVPVQFQRFWLWDKKRHHIYGRYRPLTLQEESQSIWQVREVSNKVSVYGGWCLQDLKLFLEVEIGPESHPIPPPCYTPKQDILLFFKLYDAEKEEIRYAGRLIVDRNGTPFEILKKLNEMVGFSPDEELELYEESKFEPEQIDKNLTFAASRLMDGDIICFQKSASADRITQYRCPDVPSFLEDVSYRQVVHF